In Leptospira sp. WS58.C1, a single genomic region encodes these proteins:
- a CDS encoding DUF1801 domain-containing protein, whose amino-acid sequence MIKKKVSAKKKAPTKTSMNKSPKFKKAGAKKSTGMRNSGKKEPILLSGGNPQIAKGYGDGPVQEYIAAMPGWKKEIGRKLDELIVRTVPHVSKAVKWNSPLYGIEGHGWFLGVHVFAKYVKIAFFKGASLKPMPPGSSKVPGTRYLDIREEDGIDEAQLSSWIKQASELPGEKL is encoded by the coding sequence ATGATTAAAAAGAAGGTTTCAGCAAAGAAGAAGGCGCCAACTAAAACTTCGATGAATAAATCACCTAAGTTTAAAAAGGCAGGCGCAAAGAAATCCACTGGGATGCGGAATTCAGGAAAGAAGGAGCCTATCTTACTTTCCGGAGGAAATCCTCAGATCGCAAAAGGTTATGGAGACGGCCCGGTCCAAGAGTATATCGCGGCTATGCCCGGTTGGAAAAAAGAGATTGGGCGTAAACTCGACGAACTGATAGTCAGAACAGTCCCTCATGTTAGTAAAGCGGTAAAATGGAACTCTCCACTTTACGGGATCGAAGGCCACGGATGGTTTCTCGGAGTGCATGTATTTGCCAAATACGTTAAGATAGCATTCTTCAAAGGAGCTTCATTAAAACCGATGCCTCCGGGTTCCTCCAAGGTTCCGGGAACGCGTTATTTGGATATTCGAGAAGAAGACGGAATCGACGAGGCCCAACTTTCTTCTTGGATCAAACAAGCCAGCGAACTACCCGGCGAAAAATTATAG
- a CDS encoding peroxidase family protein, which yields MIKIIFENDKEVFLEPSELNKSLLEISLDAGIPHIHACGGNARCSTCRILIQDGDEHLLPRNEMETTLALKKGFPENVRLACQTKTSGDVVLRRLVIDEADKALASTFSDLISGIEKPVAILFSDIRGFTGFSESHLPYDVIHILNRYFYRMGDKVLKYGGIIDKYIGDGLMAIFGLEDPDPLRANLNAIRSALEMRAELESLNTYLQNHLGSEFEIGIGINYGTAILGKLGHPLNMSFTAIGDTVNSASRIETTTKKADAKILISQKVYESVKDRIQKGRSFETKLKGKTGNYRVHEVLGTKNNCEGSVWQETGYRIWDKIDPTEVGAWLRMVFHAASIFSADGEWLGLEGSIRFPTIMNDENNRGVAKQIEEIIHLKEEMEEEGRKNVPSFADMVALSGALALQKAGGPQVHILPGRQDSNYPAGRMLMPVDSPDVKDSLNYFSMMGFSARDTVLLLGVHTLGWHSKGSFTETPNIFNNHYFRDLLLDGGARMLASDRALLGSEETKRMVMEYALNESLFFKDFQGLYQRLVEQKRLEES from the coding sequence ATGATAAAAATAATTTTCGAAAACGATAAGGAAGTTTTCCTCGAACCTTCCGAATTAAACAAGTCATTATTAGAAATTTCCTTGGATGCGGGTATCCCTCATATACACGCTTGTGGAGGTAATGCACGTTGTTCCACCTGTAGGATACTTATCCAAGATGGGGACGAACATCTTCTTCCCCGTAACGAAATGGAAACGACACTTGCTTTGAAGAAGGGTTTTCCGGAGAACGTGAGACTCGCCTGCCAAACAAAGACCTCCGGCGATGTTGTTCTTCGTAGATTGGTCATTGATGAAGCTGACAAGGCCCTTGCATCCACATTCTCGGATCTGATATCAGGCATAGAAAAACCGGTTGCTATCTTATTCAGCGATATCCGAGGTTTCACCGGTTTTTCAGAAAGTCATTTGCCTTACGACGTCATCCACATTCTCAACCGTTACTTTTATAGAATGGGAGATAAGGTCCTAAAATACGGCGGGATCATCGATAAGTACATAGGAGACGGGCTAATGGCGATCTTCGGGTTGGAAGATCCGGACCCTCTTCGTGCCAATCTGAATGCGATCCGTTCCGCATTAGAGATGAGAGCCGAATTAGAAAGTTTGAATACTTATTTGCAAAACCATTTAGGCTCGGAATTCGAAATTGGGATCGGGATCAATTACGGAACGGCGATTTTAGGAAAGTTAGGACATCCTTTGAACATGTCATTCACTGCGATAGGTGACACAGTGAACTCCGCAAGTAGGATCGAAACAACCACAAAAAAAGCCGACGCAAAGATCTTAATTTCCCAAAAAGTTTATGAATCCGTAAAGGATAGGATCCAAAAGGGAAGAAGTTTCGAAACGAAACTGAAAGGTAAAACAGGAAATTATAGGGTCCACGAGGTGTTAGGGACCAAGAATAATTGTGAGGGAAGTGTTTGGCAAGAAACCGGGTACAGGATCTGGGATAAGATTGATCCGACTGAAGTGGGAGCTTGGCTCCGTATGGTGTTTCATGCCGCTTCTATCTTCTCTGCGGATGGAGAATGGTTAGGCTTGGAAGGCTCCATACGTTTTCCAACCATTATGAACGATGAGAACAATCGTGGCGTGGCAAAACAAATAGAAGAGATTATCCATTTAAAAGAAGAAATGGAAGAGGAAGGGAGAAAGAATGTTCCTTCTTTTGCGGACATGGTTGCTCTTTCAGGTGCCCTTGCTCTTCAAAAAGCGGGGGGACCGCAAGTCCATATTCTTCCCGGAAGACAGGACTCCAATTATCCGGCGGGAAGAATGCTTATGCCTGTAGATAGTCCTGACGTAAAAGATTCCTTGAATTATTTTTCCATGATGGGATTTTCCGCGAGAGATACGGTTCTACTGTTGGGAGTACATACATTGGGTTGGCATTCCAAAGGATCTTTTACGGAGACTCCGAATATATTCAATAATCATTATTTTAGGGACCTACTATTGGATGGCGGGGCGAGAATGCTTGCTTCCGACCGAGCCCTACTCGGTTCGGAAGAGACTAAAAGAATGGTGATGGAGTACGCGCTGAACGAGTCTCTATTTTTTAAAGACTTCCAAGGACTTTACCAGAGGTTAGTAGAACAAAAACGATTGGAAGAATCCTGA
- a CDS encoding EAL domain-containing protein, whose amino-acid sequence MKTQENGSSEESPKRSVILCVDDELIILRGLKEQLKSAFGKSYQIEAADSAELALQIVEECNQAGIHIPAILSDQVMPGIRGDEFLIRIQETNPNTKKIMLTGQASAESVGNALNKANLYRYLSKPWDSNDLLMTVKEAVRSYESDISLFELNKKLEEALLYNRDSGLPNLESLRRRLDLATEEREDSLLALIRIESTSLTTRDFGVSLYKDLMKKFLDSMKSILGNYGEIFHVYEDEVAILSKVQEEEFLPHLIAFRILLRSDYFTASGISFRINATIATAGGKKDLYYKARLALVKASQEPEFDSEAGIYSYSEKMDDQDLYKINMDLGKRLNQAIHSGNIVPYFQGIMDNQTGKVEKFECLARIVEDGKVYAPASFLYLAKSTGLLRRISPILFEKALKKFSDSTYSFSINLSETELESPSFPKWALSRMEHYGINPSRVTFEILETASFHGNPERLKVIAELKELGAKIAIDDFGVEHSNFSRLLEIQPDFIKIDGKFIQSLERNRTAFILTSAITELAHRIGAKVVAEFVSTPEELKVVRSLGIEYSQGYLIMQPSPDITPVSIKIIE is encoded by the coding sequence GTGAAAACCCAAGAAAATGGATCATCAGAAGAATCGCCCAAAAGATCGGTGATTTTATGCGTGGATGACGAATTGATCATTCTGCGAGGATTAAAGGAACAGCTCAAATCCGCCTTCGGAAAAAGTTATCAAATAGAAGCCGCAGATAGCGCGGAACTCGCCCTCCAAATTGTGGAGGAATGTAACCAGGCAGGGATCCATATCCCGGCGATATTGAGCGACCAAGTAATGCCGGGCATCAGGGGAGACGAGTTCCTGATCCGGATCCAAGAAACAAATCCGAACACCAAAAAGATCATGCTCACTGGACAGGCAAGTGCGGAGTCCGTGGGAAATGCACTGAACAAGGCGAACTTATATCGATATCTTTCCAAACCTTGGGACTCGAACGATCTACTCATGACGGTAAAGGAAGCGGTTCGTTCTTACGAGTCGGATATTTCTCTTTTTGAACTGAATAAAAAATTGGAAGAGGCCCTTCTCTATAATCGAGACTCAGGTCTTCCTAATTTGGAATCCTTAAGGAGAAGATTGGATCTTGCCACGGAAGAAAGGGAAGATTCTCTTCTAGCGTTGATACGTATAGAGTCCACTTCCTTGACCACAAGAGATTTTGGAGTTTCTCTCTATAAGGATTTAATGAAGAAGTTTCTGGACTCCATGAAATCCATCTTAGGGAACTACGGAGAAATTTTCCACGTATACGAGGACGAGGTCGCGATACTGTCCAAGGTGCAGGAAGAGGAGTTCCTACCGCATCTGATCGCATTTAGGATCCTTCTCCGTTCCGATTATTTTACCGCTTCCGGGATTTCTTTCCGGATCAATGCAACCATAGCCACTGCAGGTGGAAAAAAAGATCTGTACTATAAGGCGAGACTAGCGCTTGTTAAAGCAAGCCAAGAGCCCGAGTTCGATTCCGAAGCGGGGATCTATTCGTATTCAGAGAAGATGGACGATCAGGATCTGTACAAGATCAATATGGATCTGGGTAAAAGACTGAATCAGGCAATCCATTCCGGCAACATAGTGCCATATTTCCAAGGGATTATGGACAACCAAACCGGTAAGGTCGAAAAATTCGAGTGCCTGGCTCGGATCGTTGAAGACGGAAAAGTTTATGCTCCCGCAAGTTTTTTGTATCTGGCAAAATCCACCGGGCTCTTGAGAAGGATCAGTCCTATCCTTTTTGAAAAAGCGCTTAAAAAATTTTCTGATTCTACTTACTCATTTTCCATCAATCTTTCCGAGACAGAATTGGAAAGTCCAAGTTTTCCGAAATGGGCTTTGTCCAGAATGGAACATTATGGGATCAATCCTTCTAGAGTGACTTTTGAAATTTTAGAGACGGCAAGTTTTCATGGAAATCCGGAACGTCTGAAAGTGATCGCAGAATTGAAGGAGCTAGGTGCAAAAATTGCAATCGACGATTTCGGAGTAGAACATTCCAATTTTTCCAGATTATTGGAGATCCAGCCGGACTTTATCAAGATCGACGGAAAATTTATCCAATCCCTGGAGCGAAATCGGACCGCATTCATTTTAACTTCTGCCATCACAGAACTTGCTCACCGGATCGGAGCGAAAGTAGTCGCTGAATTCGTATCTACACCGGAGGAATTGAAAGTTGTACGTTCCCTGGGCATAGAATATTCGCAAGGTTACTTAATTATGCAGCCTTCTCCCGACATAACCCCGGTTTCGATAAAAATTATTGAATAG
- a CDS encoding ATP-binding protein gives MSLRTRFSLYCAIVLFAFSVLLTLLVAAAAYYDSKVSSQEAAFAKAEGASFEVRKIFSEAISKVGDAKSRWEHSRPSRDSVEKDLLNLFQNDKRFLGAGAVFETNLFDGKDSSFIGRKGSNSKGRFVPYFHRSIKNPDEISLEESVYYDNTDESGNYYQIPKATLRDYVGEPYFYPLEGVNVFMISLIRPIIRQGRFIGIVGLDLKLSDLEEELFSKRPFGGGHLALISPGGKYAVHGADTLRQGKDAGTPELKDSIQRSLSSGQPFAYLVEGGNSYIFPFGMGTYGKNWAIEVYVPDSYLWNDLGPIILRCLFITFALLPICLYFLDRFFCKYVVDGLSAATTFADSLGAGNYSAQIPIRNFQDEIHHLFVTLENMKEKLLAAIDQQIRSEKILRESAEIYSRNEIIRLQKEELEVALGELKTAQETLLRNERLTAIGRISGAVSHQINNPLGAIGASRENISFYVKRITVLLPFLFEYLSRASDPEREFFNIALKKTLENHKEQIGKKFRETRHSIEAFLKQEDIDNAGDKAAVVAELGFVDCPEFILQLCRCSEWDRISEFLMAVRGLEISEEVIHRSTDRMYKIVSALETYSGIAKEDKERWVKVSDTMEVVLGVYEGAGGNRVTVERNYVSEATLRCVPEDLVRLWTQVVDNAYQAMSGEGKLKVSIYDAESKVICEVEDSGSGIPKNIREKVGEVLSSGKSEGEGAGIGLAVAASISKKYGGSWDWESKPGCTIFRFSFPKSE, from the coding sequence ATGAGCCTTCGAACGCGCTTTTCTCTTTATTGCGCTATTGTTCTATTTGCGTTTTCGGTCCTACTAACTTTGTTGGTGGCTGCAGCCGCATATTATGATTCCAAAGTCTCCTCTCAGGAAGCAGCATTCGCAAAAGCGGAAGGGGCTTCCTTCGAAGTACGTAAAATTTTTTCCGAAGCAATTTCTAAAGTTGGAGACGCAAAAAGTCGTTGGGAGCATTCCCGTCCTTCCCGCGATTCCGTCGAAAAAGATCTATTGAATCTTTTTCAGAACGATAAAAGGTTTTTAGGAGCAGGCGCGGTCTTCGAAACAAATCTTTTTGACGGAAAGGATTCATCCTTTATCGGCCGTAAGGGTTCCAACTCCAAGGGAAGATTTGTCCCGTACTTTCACAGAAGTATCAAAAATCCGGATGAGATCAGCTTAGAAGAAAGTGTATATTATGATAATACGGACGAAAGCGGGAACTATTACCAGATCCCGAAAGCTACCTTAAGAGATTACGTAGGAGAACCGTATTTTTATCCGCTGGAAGGAGTGAATGTTTTTATGATCTCCTTGATCCGGCCAATCATCCGCCAAGGAAGATTTATAGGAATAGTCGGTTTGGATCTGAAACTTTCCGACCTGGAAGAAGAATTATTTTCGAAAAGACCGTTCGGAGGCGGCCATTTGGCATTGATCTCTCCTGGCGGAAAATATGCGGTTCATGGAGCGGATACGTTGCGGCAAGGGAAGGACGCAGGAACTCCTGAATTAAAGGATTCCATCCAAAGATCATTATCTTCAGGTCAACCTTTTGCCTATTTAGTAGAAGGTGGGAACTCCTACATATTCCCTTTCGGTATGGGAACATACGGAAAGAATTGGGCCATCGAGGTCTATGTTCCGGATTCCTATTTATGGAACGATCTTGGACCTATCATTCTAAGATGTTTATTCATCACATTCGCACTATTGCCGATATGTTTGTATTTTCTGGATAGGTTCTTCTGCAAATACGTAGTCGATGGATTATCCGCCGCTACTACTTTCGCGGATTCCCTGGGAGCCGGAAATTATTCCGCTCAAATCCCGATAAGGAACTTCCAAGACGAGATTCATCATCTTTTCGTAACATTGGAGAATATGAAGGAGAAGTTACTGGCCGCGATCGACCAACAGATCCGATCCGAAAAAATATTAAGAGAATCCGCAGAGATTTATTCACGTAACGAGATTATCCGGCTTCAAAAAGAAGAATTGGAAGTTGCATTAGGAGAATTAAAGACCGCTCAGGAAACCTTACTTAGGAACGAAAGGCTAACGGCGATAGGTAGGATTTCCGGTGCGGTCAGTCATCAGATCAATAATCCATTAGGTGCTATTGGAGCTTCTCGAGAGAATATTTCCTTTTATGTGAAAAGGATAACCGTTCTTCTTCCTTTTCTTTTCGAATATTTGAGCCGGGCGAGCGATCCTGAAAGGGAATTTTTTAACATCGCCTTGAAGAAAACATTAGAAAATCATAAAGAACAGATCGGTAAAAAGTTCAGAGAGACTAGACATTCTATCGAGGCTTTCTTAAAGCAGGAAGATATAGATAATGCGGGTGATAAGGCGGCCGTTGTTGCTGAGCTTGGATTCGTTGATTGTCCGGAATTCATTCTTCAATTATGCAGATGTTCCGAATGGGATCGTATATCCGAATTTCTAATGGCTGTTCGGGGGTTAGAGATCTCGGAAGAGGTAATCCATCGATCCACTGATAGAATGTATAAAATTGTGTCCGCATTGGAGACGTATTCCGGGATCGCAAAAGAAGATAAGGAAAGATGGGTCAAGGTTTCCGATACGATGGAAGTTGTGCTTGGAGTATACGAAGGAGCGGGTGGAAACCGAGTCACCGTAGAAAGAAATTACGTCTCGGAAGCTACTTTGAGATGTGTTCCCGAAGATTTAGTTAGGCTTTGGACCCAAGTCGTGGATAACGCTTACCAGGCTATGTCGGGGGAAGGAAAACTTAAGGTAAGTATCTATGATGCGGAATCCAAGGTAATCTGCGAGGTGGAAGATAGCGGCTCAGGTATTCCAAAAAATATCAGAGAAAAAGTGGGGGAAGTCCTATCTTCCGGAAAATCGGAAGGTGAAGGTGCAGGGATCGGACTTGCCGTTGCCGCATCCATTTCTAAAAAATACGGGGGAAGCTGGGATTGGGAAAGTAAACCCGGATGCACTATCTTTCGCTTTTCCTTTCCCAAATCGGAATAA
- a CDS encoding response regulator: MEKAILFVDDEALILMSMKSQVKRHLGDTYRYETALDASEAMQIIEELVTEGVKILIVISDWLMPNIKGDEFLRIVHQRYPEIQKIIITGHADIASVEALKKEINLYSYLKKPWDEKELVTTITSALK; this comes from the coding sequence GTGGAGAAAGCGATTCTTTTTGTTGATGATGAAGCGCTCATTTTGATGAGTATGAAATCCCAAGTCAAAAGACATTTGGGAGATACTTATCGTTATGAGACGGCTCTAGATGCGTCCGAAGCGATGCAGATCATTGAAGAATTGGTAACAGAAGGAGTCAAGATCCTGATCGTAATTTCCGACTGGTTGATGCCAAATATCAAGGGGGACGAATTTTTACGGATCGTTCACCAGAGATATCCCGAAATCCAAAAGATCATCATTACTGGTCATGCCGATATCGCTTCCGTTGAAGCTTTAAAGAAAGAGATCAATTTATACAGTTACTTAAAAAAGCCTTGGGACGAAAAAGAACTAGTAACCACTATCACCTCAGCCCTTAAATAA
- a CDS encoding YdeI/OmpD-associated family protein, protein MNPKVDFFFNKAKQWKEEYEALRKIALALGLTEELKWGQPCYTYQNNNIVLIHGFKEYCAFLFFKGALLKDPNGILVQQTKNVQSARQIRFTNVKEIDKLKTALKAYIKNAIEVEKSGQKVNFKKTKEFDMPEEFLSKLEESPDLRSAFESLTPGRQRGYLLYFSSAKQSKTREARIEKYIPHILKGKGLDD, encoded by the coding sequence ATGAATCCAAAGGTTGATTTCTTTTTTAATAAAGCCAAACAATGGAAGGAAGAATATGAGGCCCTGCGCAAGATCGCTCTTGCCCTAGGACTCACCGAAGAATTAAAGTGGGGTCAACCTTGTTATACATATCAAAACAATAATATAGTTTTGATACATGGATTCAAAGAATATTGTGCGTTTTTGTTTTTCAAAGGCGCGTTATTAAAGGATCCAAATGGAATTTTAGTACAACAAACTAAAAATGTGCAGTCCGCTCGCCAGATCCGATTCACTAACGTTAAGGAAATCGACAAACTTAAGACCGCTTTAAAGGCTTATATCAAAAATGCGATCGAAGTGGAAAAATCCGGCCAAAAAGTGAATTTCAAAAAAACAAAAGAGTTCGATATGCCGGAAGAATTTTTAAGTAAATTGGAAGAATCTCCCGACTTAAGATCGGCTTTTGAGTCGTTGACGCCAGGTAGGCAAAGAGGATACCTTCTTTATTTTTCTTCTGCCAAACAATCTAAAACTAGAGAGGCGAGGATTGAAAAGTATATACCTCATATTTTAAAAGGTAAGGGATTAGATGATTAA
- a CDS encoding DoxX family protein, translating into MRNKVIYWIATAWLSLGMVSTGIVQIIQMKEEADMFAHLGYPAYLMIILGVWKLLGVIAVIVPKYPLVKEWAYAGFFFTMSGAVFSHFAAGDGAKEYFGPVLLLVLTIVSWYFRPTDRKIPSV; encoded by the coding sequence ATGAGAAACAAGGTTATATATTGGATCGCTACTGCATGGCTTTCCTTAGGAATGGTGTCTACCGGGATCGTGCAGATCATCCAAATGAAAGAAGAAGCAGATATGTTTGCACATTTAGGATATCCGGCCTATCTGATGATCATTTTGGGTGTTTGGAAATTGTTAGGTGTAATCGCTGTAATTGTCCCGAAATATCCTTTAGTCAAGGAATGGGCCTATGCGGGATTTTTCTTTACGATGTCCGGAGCAGTTTTCTCTCATTTTGCAGCCGGGGACGGGGCAAAAGAATATTTCGGACCCGTATTATTACTTGTGCTTACGATCGTTTCCTGGTATTTCCGGCCGACAGATAGGAAGATCCCTTCAGTGTGA
- a CDS encoding ArsR/SmtB family transcription factor, producing the protein MNLRRDVFQAIADPTRRAILLMVASQAMTAGAIASNFDTARPTVSKHLQILTECELLNQEQNGREIYYQLNLNKMKEIADFIEPFRKMWDDRFDKLESVMKKYRSRK; encoded by the coding sequence ATGAATTTAAGAAGGGACGTATTCCAAGCAATCGCAGACCCCACTAGGCGTGCAATACTCCTGATGGTGGCCTCTCAGGCGATGACTGCAGGGGCGATCGCATCCAATTTCGATACTGCCAGGCCCACTGTTTCTAAACATTTACAAATTCTCACAGAGTGTGAATTGTTAAATCAAGAACAGAACGGTAGGGAAATTTATTATCAATTGAATCTGAATAAGATGAAAGAAATTGCCGACTTTATAGAACCGTTCCGTAAAATGTGGGACGACCGGTTCGATAAACTGGAATCCGTAATGAAAAAATACAGATCAAGAAAATAG
- a CDS encoding SRPBCC domain-containing protein, with amino-acid sequence MEKKTKIDAEDGKQELLITREFDLPLDLLFKAHIEPEIVEEWMGTKVIKLEGKKHGSWQYETTDPYGNKHGFNGVIHEFVPNQKITRTFEMENSPFPPQLEFLEFEKLGEEKSKLTMHIVFKSVALRDQLLKLPFAQGINMAHNRLQEVVNKLK; translated from the coding sequence ATGGAAAAAAAAACCAAAATTGACGCAGAGGACGGCAAACAAGAATTGCTGATCACCAGGGAATTCGACCTTCCCTTGGATCTACTTTTTAAGGCGCATATAGAGCCGGAGATCGTAGAGGAATGGATGGGGACCAAAGTGATCAAACTGGAAGGAAAAAAGCATGGAAGCTGGCAATATGAAACTACGGATCCTTATGGCAACAAACACGGATTTAACGGTGTTATTCATGAATTTGTCCCTAACCAAAAGATCACCCGCACTTTTGAAATGGAAAATTCTCCTTTTCCGCCTCAACTGGAGTTCTTAGAATTCGAAAAACTCGGTGAGGAAAAAAGCAAACTTACAATGCACATTGTCTTCAAGTCCGTTGCACTTAGAGACCAGCTGCTTAAGCTACCGTTTGCTCAGGGCATTAATATGGCCCATAATAGATTACAAGAAGTAGTAAATAAATTAAAATAG
- the hisC gene encoding histidinol-phosphate transaminase → MRFLPALDKIPAYEAGKPIELVVREYGISPDKVLKLASNENPYGVSPKVSETIKEAVYKMPLYPDDSYKALKDALAKVHGVDAKNVIQGNGSDQIFDFATRSVLSPGDKILQNGKTFSMYSIYAGQCGAETIQTDSELHDLDQFLDLYKKHSPKIIFICSPCNPIGDALDKADIYTFLQNISSETMVVLDAAYMEFGKTRDPKKEIQAADVISKFPNVLYTNTFSKIYGLGGMRIGYGIASEEMIRAFYKLRPPFNVSQLSQLAAATALSDREFVENYLKANLKEMIRYEKFAEKKGLFYFESYANFITIKLDKAKLDSTQTFETLLKEGIILRNLKSYGLNALRITIGRPEQNDRVLERLSELL, encoded by the coding sequence ATGCGATTCCTGCCCGCTTTAGACAAGATCCCGGCTTACGAGGCCGGCAAACCGATTGAATTAGTCGTACGTGAATACGGAATTTCGCCTGACAAGGTTCTCAAACTCGCTTCGAACGAGAATCCGTACGGCGTATCTCCCAAGGTTTCCGAGACGATAAAAGAAGCGGTTTATAAGATGCCCTTGTATCCGGACGATTCCTATAAGGCGCTCAAGGATGCTCTTGCCAAAGTACACGGAGTAGATGCAAAAAACGTAATACAAGGGAACGGCAGCGATCAAATTTTCGATTTTGCGACCAGATCGGTCCTGAGTCCCGGGGACAAGATCCTACAGAACGGCAAAACATTCTCTATGTATTCTATATATGCAGGACAATGTGGAGCCGAAACAATCCAAACCGATTCCGAACTGCATGATCTGGACCAGTTTTTGGATCTGTATAAAAAACATTCTCCTAAGATCATATTCATCTGCTCTCCCTGCAACCCGATCGGGGACGCTTTAGACAAGGCAGATATATATACTTTTCTCCAAAATATTTCATCCGAAACCATGGTGGTTTTGGATGCGGCTTATATGGAATTCGGAAAAACCAGAGATCCTAAAAAAGAGATCCAAGCTGCGGATGTAATTTCAAAATTCCCTAATGTATTATATACCAATACGTTTTCTAAAATTTACGGATTAGGCGGGATGAGAATTGGATATGGTATCGCTTCCGAAGAAATGATCCGAGCATTCTATAAGTTACGACCGCCCTTCAATGTTTCTCAACTTTCTCAGTTAGCGGCTGCAACCGCGTTGAGCGACAGGGAATTCGTGGAAAATTATTTGAAGGCAAACCTAAAGGAAATGATCCGTTACGAAAAATTTGCAGAGAAGAAAGGGCTCTTTTACTTCGAATCTTATGCGAATTTTATCACGATCAAATTGGACAAAGCAAAATTGGATTCCACCCAAACCTTCGAGACATTGCTGAAGGAAGGGATCATATTACGAAATCTGAAAAGTTACGGATTGAATGCCTTGAGAATTACGATTGGAAGGCCGGAACAGAACGACCGGGTTTTAGAAAGGTTGTCGGAACTTCTTTAG